The sequence GCGGCGGCAGAGGTGTCGCTGATGGAGCCCCGCAGCTTCGACGAGATGCCCCGGGCGATCCAGGCCCTGCGGGAGCGCAAGACGGTGATCCTCAACCTCACCATGATGGAGCCCGATCAGGCCCAGCGGGCCGTGGATTTCGTGGCCGGCGGCACCTTCGCCATCGACGGCCACCAGGAGCGGGTGGGCGAGAGCATCTTCCTGTTCGCCCCCAGCTGCGTCAGCGTCACCACGGCCAGCGGTGAAGAGGTGTCTGCCCCCACCACCATCTCCCGGGAGCTGGCCCAGGAGCAGGAAGCCGCTCCCTCGCCGGCCTGGGGCCGCCAGGACAGCGCCCTCTAGGGCGTTCGATCACCCCGCTGCCGTTGCACCCGGTGCCGCTTGCTTCCGGTTCCCTGCTCCCCAGCCTCGGCGTGGTGGGATTCGGCACCATGGCGCGTGCCCTGGTGCTCCCCCTGCTGGAGGCAGGGCTGCTGGAGGCCCCGGGCCTGAAGGCGGTGGTGGCCAGCCAGGCTTCCGCCGCCCGCCTGCAGGAGCGCCATGGCCTGGCGGTGGGCACCGATCCGGCGGCGGCCTGGGCGGCACCGGTGCTGCTGCTGGCCGTGAAACCCCAGCAGCTTGAGGCCGTGGCGGCCACGGCTCCGCCCGGGGCCTCGGGGCTGTTGATCTCGGTGCTGGCCGGCGTGAAGCTGGAGCGGCTGCAGCGCCTGTTCCCGAGCTGGCGCTGTGTGCGGGCCGTGCCCAACACCCCCTGCCAGGTGGGCTGTGGGCTCACGGGCCTGGCCCTGGCCCCCGAGCTGGAAGAGCCGGAGCGGGCGTTGGTGCGGCAGTTGTTTGCCCGGGTGGGGGAGGTGCATGAGCTGCCCGAAGTTCAGCTCGATGCCTTCCTGGCCCTCACCTCCTCCGGGCCGGCCTTCGTGGCTCTGGTGGCGGAATCCCTGGCGGATGGGGCCGTGGCCGCCGGCCTGCCCAGGGCCCTGGCCCACCACCTGGCCCAGCGCACCCTGGCGGGCAGCGCCGCCCTGCTGGAGCAGCAGGAGCTCCACCCAGCCCAGCTCAAGGACCTGGTGAGTTCACCGGGCGGCACCACCATCGCCGGCCTGCGCCAGCTGGAGCGCGGCGGGCTGCGCTCAGCCCTGATCGAGGCGGTGCTGGCGGCGGCGCAGCGCAGCCGCGAGCTGGGCTGAGCCCTCAGGAGCCAGCGGGCCTGCTGCCGAGGCGCGGTTCGGTGCCGGCCAGCAGGCGGCCCAGGTTGCTGCGATGGCGCCAGATCACCAGGGCACTGGTGAGCAGGGCCAGCAGCAGGTAGGGCCAGCGCAGACCGGCCCCCTGGCCCTGGAACCAGCCCAGCATCAGCAGCGGCAGGGCCACGGCGGCCAGCACGCTGGAGAGCGACACGATGCGGCTGAGGCTGAGCACGGCGAGAAACACCCCGAAGCTGGCCAGGCCCACCGGCCAGGCCAGGCCGAGCAGCATGCCGAGGGCCGTGGCCACCGCCTTGCCGCCGCGCCAGCCCAGCCACACGGGCCAGCTGTGCCCCGCCAGGGCCGCCAGGCCGCAGGCCACCACCCAGCTGTCGATGGCCCAGGCGGCGGGCCCCAGGGGCTGGCCCAGGGGCTCCAGCACGGCCTTGGCGAGCAGCACCGCCGCCGTGCCCTTGAGCACGTCGATCAGGAACACCGCCAGGGCCGGGCCCTTGCCCACCACCCGCAGCACGTTGGTGGCGCCGGTGGAGCCGGAGCCCTCGCGGCGGATGTCGATGCCCTTCAGCCAGCGAGCGGCCAGGTAGCCACTGGGGAGGGAGCCCAGCAGGTAGCCCGCGAGCAGCAGGGGCAGGGCAAGGGGCA is a genomic window of Cyanobium sp. NS01 containing:
- the proC gene encoding pyrroline-5-carboxylate reductase, producing the protein MPLASGSLLPSLGVVGFGTMARALVLPLLEAGLLEAPGLKAVVASQASAARLQERHGLAVGTDPAAAWAAPVLLLAVKPQQLEAVAATAPPGASGLLISVLAGVKLERLQRLFPSWRCVRAVPNTPCQVGCGLTGLALAPELEEPERALVRQLFARVGEVHELPEVQLDAFLALTSSGPAFVALVAESLADGAVAAGLPRALAHHLAQRTLAGSAALLEQQELHPAQLKDLVSSPGGTTIAGLRQLERGGLRSALIEAVLAAAQRSRELG
- a CDS encoding cell division protein SepF: MSLFSRLRAVVSGDDYLEGDYDEDLDYDGGDAQDPPPIQRSSALALSSDFSSDDPFAGSNVIGMPGLSSAAAEVSLMEPRSFDEMPRAIQALRERKTVILNLTMMEPDQAQRAVDFVAGGTFAIDGHQERVGESIFLFAPSCVSVTTASGEEVSAPTTISRELAQEQEAAPSPAWGRQDSAL
- the plsY gene encoding glycerol-3-phosphate 1-O-acyltransferase PlsY; its protein translation is MTLPLALPLLLAGYLLGSLPSGYLAARWLKGIDIRREGSGSTGATNVLRVVGKGPALAVFLIDVLKGTAAVLLAKAVLEPLGQPLGPAAWAIDSWVVACGLAALAGHSWPVWLGWRGGKAVATALGMLLGLAWPVGLASFGVFLAVLSLSRIVSLSSVLAAVALPLLMLGWFQGQGAGLRWPYLLLALLTSALVIWRHRSNLGRLLAGTEPRLGSRPAGS